A DNA window from Zingiber officinale cultivar Zhangliang chromosome 3A, Zo_v1.1, whole genome shotgun sequence contains the following coding sequences:
- the LOC122051076 gene encoding uncharacterized protein LOC122051076 — translation MADWGPVVIAAVLFVLLSPGLLIQLPARGRVVEFGNMQTSGVSILVHAILYFAVLTIFLIAIGVHIYTG, via the coding sequence ATGGCAGATTGGGGTCCTGTGGTGATCGCGGCAGTACTGTTTGTGCTGCTCTCGCCAGGGCTCCTGATCCAACTGCCGGCGAGGGGGAGAGTGGTAGAGTTCGGCAACATGCAAACCAGCGGTGTCTCCATCCTCGTCCATGCCATCCTCTACTTTGCTGTCCTCACCATCTTCCTCATCGCCATCGGTGTCCACATCTACACCGGCTAA